The following coding sequences are from one Cardiobacteriaceae bacterium TAE3-ERU3 window:
- a CDS encoding ribosome alternative rescue factor ArfA, producing MTRNQLNRDLLHSGKYRKQVVKPKKGKGAYSRKAKHLNHKRHEGAFLLPA from the coding sequence ATGACCAGAAATCAACTCAATCGCGACCTGTTACACAGCGGCAAATACCGCAAACAGGTCGTTAAACCCAAGAAGGGCAAAGGGGCATACAGCCGCAAAGCCAAACACCTGAACCACAAGCGCCACGAAGGCGCTTTTTTATTGCCTGCTTGA
- a CDS encoding ABC transporter permease, with the protein MKQVGKILLITVALIALWQLVVTVFSLPRYIVASPWDVAQTLVKQWPLLYKNAKVTLLEILLGLVFGFSLGLCSALILMLSRRLSAVMMPLFVLSQAVPVFAIAPLLVLWFGYGMGSKVMMAVLIIYFPVTASCYDGLRNTPTQWIDLAHTLHASRWAILTRIRLPAALPSLASGLRIAVTCAPIGAIVGEWVGSAEGLGYLMLQANARMQSALVFAALLILVLMSLTLYFTTDTLLKKWIPWQKHL; encoded by the coding sequence ATGAAGCAGGTCGGCAAAATCCTCTTGATTACCGTAGCGCTGATTGCCCTGTGGCAGCTCGTGGTCACGGTTTTTTCTTTGCCGCGCTATATCGTCGCTTCGCCGTGGGACGTGGCGCAAACGCTGGTCAAACAATGGCCTCTGCTATACAAAAATGCCAAGGTCACGCTGCTCGAAATCCTGCTCGGATTGGTGTTCGGCTTTTCGCTCGGCTTGTGTTCGGCGCTGATTCTGATGCTGTCGCGGCGCCTGTCGGCGGTGATGATGCCGCTGTTTGTGTTGTCACAAGCCGTACCGGTATTTGCTATCGCGCCGTTGCTGGTGCTGTGGTTTGGCTACGGCATGGGCTCGAAAGTGATGATGGCAGTGTTGATTATTTATTTCCCTGTGACCGCATCGTGCTACGACGGCCTGCGCAATACCCCGACGCAATGGATAGACCTAGCCCACACCTTGCACGCCAGCCGCTGGGCAATCCTCACCCGCATCCGCTTACCTGCCGCGCTGCCATCGCTTGCATCGGGTTTGCGCATTGCCGTGACTTGCGCACCGATTGGCGCGATTGTCGGCGAGTGGGTTGGTTCGGCCGAAGGGCTGGGTTACCTGATGTTGCAGGCCAATGCACGTATGCAATCGGCGCTGGTGTTTGCCGCACTGCTGATTTTGGTGCTGATGTCCCTGACTCTCTATTTCACCACGGATACGCTGCTGAAAAAGTGGATTCCGTGGCAAAAGCATCTCTAA
- a CDS encoding ABC transporter permease subunit, protein MTINAAKTAEIVQAPKGQSLWQSAWRRLRANKAAMTSLILLILITLMAIFGPMIRPFAIDEIFWDYYQMPPSIENGHWFGTDGNGRDLFVRTMYGIRISLLVGLAATTVSLLIGVTYGAIAGFTGGRVDNVMMRFVDVMYSMPFMFFVILLMVFFGRNIFLMFAAIGAIEWLTMARIVRGQALSLRHKEFVVAAEAMGVSNGAIIRRHIIPNTLGTVIVYVTLTIPVVILTESFLSFLGLGVQEPMTSLGVLISEGAKQMESTPWTLIFPAIFLALILFCFNFIGDGLRDALDPRDR, encoded by the coding sequence ATGACCATTAATGCTGCAAAAACGGCTGAGATCGTTCAAGCGCCAAAAGGCCAAAGCCTATGGCAAAGCGCATGGCGTCGCTTGCGTGCAAACAAGGCCGCGATGACGTCACTGATTCTTCTTATTCTAATTACCTTGATGGCAATTTTTGGGCCAATGATTCGCCCGTTCGCTATTGATGAAATCTTTTGGGATTATTATCAAATGCCGCCAAGCATCGAAAACGGACATTGGTTCGGTACCGATGGCAATGGTCGCGATTTGTTTGTGCGCACCATGTACGGTATTCGTATCTCGCTATTGGTCGGCCTCGCGGCGACTACAGTTAGCTTGCTGATCGGTGTGACGTATGGCGCGATTGCCGGCTTCACTGGTGGACGGGTTGATAACGTCATGATGCGCTTTGTCGACGTCATGTACTCCATGCCGTTCATGTTCTTCGTCATCCTGCTGATGGTGTTCTTCGGGCGCAATATCTTCTTGATGTTTGCTGCAATCGGTGCGATTGAATGGCTGACCATGGCGCGAATTGTGCGCGGTCAGGCGTTATCGCTGCGCCATAAGGAGTTCGTCGTTGCCGCTGAGGCGATGGGTGTATCCAATGGTGCGATCATTCGCCGCCACATCATCCCCAATACGTTGGGTACGGTGATTGTTTACGTCACGTTGACCATTCCTGTCGTTATCCTCACTGAAAGCTTCTTGAGCTTCCTTGGCCTTGGTGTGCAAGAGCCAATGACGAGCTTGGGTGTGCTGATTTCAGAAGGTGCGAAGCAAATGGAAAGCACCCCGTGGACGCTGATTTTCCCGGCAATTTTCCTTGCTTTGATTCTGTTCTGCTTTAACTTTATCGGCGATGGGCTGCGCGATGCCCTCGACCCGAGAGACCGCTAA
- a CDS encoding ABC transporter ATP-binding protein: MNDILLRVDNLKVDFALNHETVNAVKGTSFVVEKGQTLALVGESGSGKSVTAMAVVRLLPDNITEYGADSTITYEGKSLLDAPEKELRRVRGNRIGMIFQEPMTSLNPFMHIGRQLGEAILAHYPNTPKSEVRQRAITLLGKVGIDQPDRRMKAYPHEFSGGQLQRIMIAMALINEPDLLIADEPTTALDVTIQAEILDLLHDLQREMGMAIIFITHDLGLAEHYAEKVCVMRQGEIVEQGDIKEIFNNPQHEYTKMLLDATPKGLKEPVSADAPVLLEANNVTVEFVIERSFFGQPRKTFKAVDDISLSLQKGQTLGIVGESGSGKSTLGKAIMQMLPYEGEIIFEGQKLTTAHDKQSQKLKADRQIVFQDPFGSLSPRMTIGEIIGEGLQVHQPQLSKKDRVAKVAAMMEEVSLSPLMINRYPHEFSGGQRQRIAIARAVILEPKFVLLDEPTSALDRSIQVKVVELLRNLQKKFDLSYIFISHDLSVVRAMSDEVIVMQKGKVMERGSAQQIFYHPQTEYTQTLINAAFDL, encoded by the coding sequence ATGAATGATATTTTATTACGCGTAGATAATCTCAAAGTCGATTTCGCGCTCAATCATGAAACCGTGAATGCGGTTAAAGGCACCAGCTTTGTCGTTGAAAAAGGACAAACGTTGGCACTGGTTGGAGAGTCTGGCTCAGGAAAGTCTGTCACTGCGATGGCAGTTGTGCGCCTGTTACCGGACAACATCACTGAATATGGTGCAGACTCAACCATTACTTATGAAGGCAAATCACTGCTTGATGCGCCTGAAAAAGAACTGCGCCGTGTGCGTGGTAACCGTATTGGGATGATTTTCCAAGAGCCGATGACCTCACTTAACCCATTTATGCACATCGGTCGTCAGCTTGGTGAAGCAATTCTTGCGCATTACCCGAACACGCCAAAAAGCGAAGTTCGCCAGCGCGCGATAACCTTACTCGGTAAGGTCGGTATTGATCAGCCTGATCGCCGAATGAAAGCGTATCCGCATGAGTTTTCCGGTGGTCAGTTGCAGCGCATCATGATCGCAATGGCCCTGATTAACGAGCCTGATCTGCTGATTGCTGATGAACCAACTACCGCACTTGACGTTACCATTCAGGCAGAAATTCTCGACTTGCTACACGATTTGCAGCGTGAGATGGGAATGGCAATTATCTTTATCACCCACGACCTCGGCCTTGCTGAGCACTATGCAGAAAAAGTCTGTGTGATGCGCCAAGGTGAGATAGTCGAGCAGGGCGATATCAAGGAAATTTTCAATAACCCACAGCATGAATACACCAAAATGCTGCTTGATGCGACGCCAAAAGGCTTGAAAGAGCCGGTATCTGCTGATGCACCAGTCTTGCTTGAAGCAAATAACGTCACCGTCGAGTTCGTGATCGAGCGCAGCTTCTTTGGTCAGCCGCGCAAGACGTTCAAAGCGGTTGACGATATTTCCCTGAGCCTGCAAAAAGGGCAGACGCTCGGCATCGTTGGTGAATCTGGCTCGGGTAAATCGACGCTTGGTAAGGCGATCATGCAGATGCTGCCTTATGAAGGTGAAATCATCTTTGAAGGGCAGAAGCTCACTACAGCACACGACAAGCAGAGTCAAAAACTCAAAGCGGATCGCCAGATCGTTTTCCAGGATCCGTTTGGTTCGCTGTCGCCGCGCATGACCATCGGCGAAATCATCGGTGAAGGCTTGCAAGTGCATCAGCCGCAGCTAAGCAAGAAAGACCGCGTCGCGAAAGTGGCGGCGATGATGGAAGAGGTCTCGCTCAGCCCGCTGATGATCAACCGCTATCCACACGAATTTTCTGGTGGTCAGCGTCAGCGAATTGCGATTGCGCGTGCGGTCATCCTAGAACCCAAATTTGTTCTGCTCGATGAGCCAACTTCGGCACTTGACCGCTCAATTCAAGTCAAAGTGGTCGAGCTTTTGCGAAACTTGCAGAAGAAGTTTGATTTGTCCTATATCTTTATCAGCCACGATTTATCCGTCGTGCGCGCGATGAGTGACGAAGTGATCGTCATGCAAAAAGGTAAAGTGATGGAGCGCGGTAGTGCGCAGCAAATCTTCTATCATCCACAAACCGAATACACGCAAACGCTGATCAATGCAGCATTTGACTTGTAA
- a CDS encoding MFS transporter gives MHKAPRAHWLLITSIYITQSLGMAFLSIALIAIMRERGADLADLSWIYLLGLPWIFKFLWAPLIDRFNLPWRGHYRSWLLLMQGLMVCCLLWISQLSLDEDMHLIAIAGFIFVCCSATQDIAGDALATILFSHRQHGMVNGIQTAGGFLGNLIGSGLVLLIYSVSDWATVFYFLAALTTVCWLQIACFREPEAQQPIVRPTIRQIGIAQLVLWRKQWLWLLLLITMPMAFCLANGILTPMLIDGGWALTDIGLAMNGYGAIVGVIAALASGRIIAGVARHRAIMATAIVQIIGLVAILPLTYHVTPITAYLALTAFFIVYPCVVATLSTLMMDNAAPSDCPGSIFTVQYSVYMLVGFGASALALNLAAAFGYRTLILLAIVISIIAFFIAILLIKGERQT, from the coding sequence ATGCACAAAGCTCCTCGCGCGCACTGGCTGCTTATTACCAGTATTTACATCACGCAAAGCCTCGGCATGGCGTTTCTCTCCATCGCCTTGATCGCCATTATGCGCGAGCGTGGTGCGGATCTCGCTGATTTGAGCTGGATTTACCTGCTTGGTCTCCCGTGGATTTTCAAGTTTTTGTGGGCGCCGCTGATTGACCGCTTTAATTTGCCATGGCGCGGGCATTACCGCAGCTGGCTGTTGCTCATGCAAGGTTTAATGGTTTGTTGCTTGCTGTGGATCAGCCAACTGTCACTCGATGAAGATATGCACCTCATCGCCATCGCCGGATTTATTTTTGTCTGCTGTTCGGCAACTCAGGATATCGCCGGTGACGCACTCGCCACTATTTTGTTCTCGCACCGGCAGCACGGTATGGTCAACGGCATCCAGACCGCCGGCGGCTTCCTTGGCAACCTGATTGGCAGCGGGCTTGTTTTGCTTATCTACAGCGTCAGTGATTGGGCAACCGTGTTTTACTTCCTCGCCGCACTGACGACCGTGTGCTGGTTGCAAATTGCCTGTTTTCGTGAACCGGAGGCACAGCAACCCATCGTGCGCCCGACCATCCGCCAAATTGGCATCGCCCAGCTCGTGTTATGGCGCAAGCAGTGGTTGTGGTTGCTGTTACTCATCACCATGCCAATGGCATTTTGCCTTGCCAACGGTATTCTCACGCCGATGCTGATTGACGGCGGTTGGGCGTTGACCGACATCGGTTTGGCCATGAACGGCTATGGTGCCATCGTAGGCGTCATTGCCGCACTTGCCTCTGGTCGTATCATTGCCGGCGTAGCGCGTCATCGTGCGATTATGGCCACTGCTATCGTGCAAATTATTGGCCTGGTTGCTATCTTGCCGCTTACCTATCACGTCACGCCGATAACCGCCTACCTCGCATTGACCGCGTTTTTTATTGTCTATCCTTGCGTCGTCGCAACCCTCAGTACGCTGATGATGGATAACGCAGCGCCCAGCGATTGCCCCGGCAGTATCTTCACCGTGCAATACAGCGTATATATGCTGGTCGGCTTCGGTGCCTCCGCACTTGCACTCAACCTTGCCGCCGCTTTTGGTTATCGCACACTCATCCTGCTCGCGATTGTGATCTCCATCATCGCCTTCTTTATAGCCATCCTGTTGATTAAAGGAGAACGCCAAACATGA
- a CDS encoding TonB-dependent receptor → MFARNVLFIAVSTVLSAQAEENIVLNPITVTARHTAEPLLDVPFTVNSISERQLEDQYRGQLDELLWQTPGVEPNASGAPWQTAIKIRGVGPFNQVSLDDTSVILYEHGVPLPQYKAATSTVDIAQVEVLKGPQGTLYGRNSDAGVINITPNKPHAGFEGHIGAEIGTEGHYLGEAVINDDLSDNLAGRVALRYTHNDHAYHNSLTGKPVSEPNTLFGRASLRWQGERDDVLFSAEHDRQRDSAAVFSLLDGNAVTKLQPGDVDSSATHSNASLNWRHDWQQFHLQSTTGWGDFSNQVIAPNFSKTLSEHIYGKDYRSKNVLDSDMTQWFQEFHLGSNEDAPFFWLLGANYYHSKRLSHYHGLYDDNPLGSYNPFFAELNRHYTTDSFAVFGEATYPLTERLDVTTGLRYTWNNLDYQADWTPNAGYAVPGATTQHDAQKLRDNFLTGRVALNYALTDDVHTYATYAHGYKPGGFSDWDTGIVSGKPAAAYKPATVDSFEWGVKSDFPDQRIQASAALFYNRTKNDHVFVTPDPTVSYANITENYDTKSKGMELALSWQPVDTLTLHGNLAYTDARISGKPQNSIKPAIDIGNRVPDVPKWSGGLAAEYRQPMALPLGMGNGNLVGFISYQYSDKRAATIENQLDLKAHHQVNARIGVENANLDLYVWGNNLLDERRETHGYYFPALPAEYGGTGRDAKMGAMDSGRSVGVGFRYHF, encoded by the coding sequence ATGTTTGCTCGTAATGTGTTATTTATCGCTGTCAGTACAGTTTTATCCGCACAAGCCGAGGAAAACATCGTGCTTAATCCAATTACAGTGACAGCGCGGCACACTGCTGAACCGTTGCTCGATGTACCGTTTACTGTAAACAGCATTTCCGAGCGACAGTTGGAAGATCAATATCGTGGTCAGCTCGACGAGCTGCTTTGGCAAACGCCCGGCGTTGAACCAAATGCATCCGGTGCGCCGTGGCAGACGGCGATCAAAATTCGTGGTGTTGGCCCGTTCAATCAGGTCAGCCTTGATGATACATCGGTGATCCTCTACGAACACGGTGTACCCTTGCCACAGTACAAAGCAGCAACTTCGACCGTGGATATTGCCCAGGTTGAGGTACTCAAAGGGCCGCAGGGTACGCTCTACGGGCGCAACAGTGATGCTGGCGTGATCAACATCACGCCAAACAAACCACATGCGGGCTTTGAAGGGCACATCGGTGCAGAAATCGGTACGGAAGGGCATTACCTTGGTGAAGCCGTAATCAATGATGACTTGAGCGATAACCTTGCTGGCCGTGTTGCCCTGCGTTATACCCACAATGACCACGCTTATCACAATAGCCTCACCGGTAAACCTGTCAGTGAGCCGAATACTTTGTTTGGCCGCGCATCATTGCGCTGGCAGGGCGAACGTGATGACGTATTATTTAGTGCAGAACACGATCGCCAGCGGGATTCTGCCGCCGTCTTTTCCCTGCTTGACGGCAATGCTGTGACTAAACTGCAGCCCGGTGATGTTGATAGCAGTGCCACGCACAGCAACGCTTCGCTTAATTGGCGCCATGATTGGCAGCAATTCCACTTGCAAAGCACGACTGGCTGGGGGGACTTTAGCAATCAGGTCATTGCACCGAATTTCAGTAAAACACTTTCCGAGCATATTTACGGCAAGGACTACCGTTCAAAAAACGTTTTGGACAGTGACATGACGCAGTGGTTTCAGGAATTCCATCTTGGCTCGAACGAAGATGCGCCATTTTTCTGGCTGCTCGGCGCAAACTATTATCACAGCAAGCGCTTGAGCCATTACCACGGCCTTTATGACGACAATCCGCTGGGCAGTTATAACCCGTTTTTTGCCGAACTCAATCGCCATTACACCACAGACAGCTTTGCCGTCTTCGGTGAGGCGACTTATCCGCTCACTGAGCGCCTCGATGTCACCACCGGCCTGCGCTATACATGGAATAACCTCGACTACCAGGCGGACTGGACGCCAAACGCCGGTTACGCGGTTCCGGGTGCCACTACGCAGCATGACGCACAGAAGCTCAGGGATAACTTCCTCACCGGTCGCGTGGCATTGAACTATGCCTTAACCGATGACGTACACACCTATGCCACTTATGCCCACGGTTACAAACCCGGCGGCTTCAGCGACTGGGATACCGGTATCGTCAGCGGTAAGCCCGCGGCAGCGTATAAGCCAGCAACGGTGGATAGCTTTGAGTGGGGTGTGAAAAGCGACTTCCCTGATCAGCGCATTCAAGCGAGTGCTGCGTTGTTCTATAACCGCACCAAAAACGACCATGTTTTCGTCACCCCTGATCCGACCGTATCCTACGCCAACATCACCGAAAACTACGACACCAAAAGCAAAGGCATGGAACTCGCGCTGAGCTGGCAGCCAGTCGACACCCTGACCTTGCACGGCAACCTTGCCTATACTGACGCACGCATCAGCGGCAAACCGCAAAACAGCATCAAGCCGGCGATTGATATTGGCAACCGTGTACCTGATGTTCCTAAATGGTCGGGCGGGCTCGCCGCTGAATACCGCCAACCCATGGCATTGCCATTAGGCATGGGCAACGGCAACCTCGTTGGCTTCATCAGCTATCAATACAGCGATAAACGCGCCGCGACCATCGAAAATCAGCTTGATCTCAAAGCACACCATCAAGTCAATGCGCGTATTGGCGTGGAAAATGCCAACCTCGACCTCTATGTATGGGGCAATAACCTGCTCGACGAACGCCGCGAAACGCATGGCTATTACTTCCCGGCCTTGCCTGCAGAATATGGCGGCACCGGACGCGACGCGAAAATGGGGGCAATGGACAGTGGCCGCAGCGTCGGGGTCGGCTTCCGCTATCACTTCTGA
- a CDS encoding GNAT family N-acetyltransferase, producing MPELKLALVQPEFAKDYWRIVDSERDDLRQWLAWPDKAKDEQFFKDFVRRSLHDYADGKSLTCAMIYQGKVVGNVSLNTIDHQRGVAEVGYWLSREYRGKGIATHAVATLRDWAFNHYGLKKFQLSAAAENQASRAVAERLGMTLEGIITRAEALSEGRVVDHAVYGCFATEKA from the coding sequence ATGCCTGAACTCAAGTTGGCACTGGTACAGCCAGAATTTGCCAAGGATTATTGGCGTATTGTGGATAGTGAACGCGATGATTTGCGCCAGTGGCTGGCATGGCCGGATAAGGCAAAGGACGAACAGTTTTTTAAAGACTTTGTGCGCCGTTCATTGCACGATTATGCCGATGGCAAAAGCCTGACCTGTGCGATGATTTATCAGGGGAAAGTTGTTGGCAACGTTAGCCTGAATACCATCGACCATCAGCGGGGCGTCGCTGAAGTTGGCTACTGGCTGAGCCGTGAATATCGTGGTAAAGGCATTGCGACCCATGCAGTGGCGACCTTGCGCGATTGGGCATTTAACCACTACGGCCTGAAAAAATTCCAGCTTTCAGCCGCCGCCGAAAATCAGGCAAGCCGCGCGGTTGCCGAACGCCTTGGTATGACACTCGAAGGCATCATCACCCGCGCTGAAGCGTTATCAGAGGGGCGGGTAGTTGATCATGCCGTATATGGTTGCTTTGCCACAGAAAAGGCATAA
- a CDS encoding AraC family transcriptional regulator, with protein MSRQRHNHYDPTHWQTEQTDANITTVKPLLRGWSGFGDHHLMDNGALLSRVNINTSNAAREPAIPFSCHFSLHIAVEADYTFYSSAVGKNIDVHNRSIWCCRGDLGDITASWQRNSRNRAISLYFPAVLLERWHEQSALPKWLQRGSSAPLEPLPQLTCHPRAMARAAQIIAQPATTLFDRLRLESLYLNLCGELFAADQCRNSNKIDDVIDIIHSEYHGHLTISALAVRVGLNECYLKHQFKQRTGSTIAAYVRELRMREAMRLLLDEGKTLQETAWYVGYRDSGYFSRVFRTTYGFSPTDIT; from the coding sequence ATGAGCCGTCAACGACATAACCACTACGATCCGACCCATTGGCAAACCGAACAAACCGACGCCAACATCACCACTGTCAAGCCACTGTTGCGTGGTTGGTCGGGATTTGGTGACCACCATCTGATGGATAACGGGGCTCTGCTCAGCCGCGTTAATATCAACACCAGTAACGCGGCACGTGAACCAGCTATCCCGTTTTCCTGTCATTTTAGCCTGCACATTGCGGTTGAAGCTGATTACACTTTCTATAGCAGCGCTGTCGGTAAAAATATCGACGTGCACAATCGCAGTATCTGGTGTTGCCGTGGTGACTTGGGCGACATCACTGCATCATGGCAGCGCAACAGCCGTAACCGTGCCATCTCATTGTATTTCCCCGCAGTATTACTTGAGCGCTGGCACGAACAATCTGCTTTGCCAAAATGGTTGCAGCGCGGTAGCAGTGCGCCATTAGAGCCTTTGCCACAGCTGACCTGTCATCCGCGTGCCATGGCACGGGCCGCGCAAATCATCGCCCAGCCCGCTACGACCTTATTCGACCGGCTCAGGCTCGAAAGCCTGTATCTGAATCTGTGTGGTGAATTGTTTGCCGCTGACCAGTGCCGCAATAGCAACAAAATCGATGATGTGATTGACATTATTCACAGCGAATACCACGGCCATTTGACCATCAGTGCGCTTGCTGTGCGGGTTGGCCTTAATGAATGTTATCTCAAACATCAGTTCAAACAGCGCACCGGCAGCACCATCGCCGCTTATGTCCGCGAGCTGCGTATGCGCGAAGCAATGCGCCTGTTGCTCGATGAAGGCAAAACCCTGCAAGAAACCGCATGGTATGTCGGCTATCGTGATAGTGGCTATTTCAGCAGGGTATTCCGCACAACTTATGGCTTCTCGCCTACAGACATAACATAG
- the oppB gene encoding oligopeptide ABC transporter permease OppB, producing the protein MIRYIFKRLLVAIPTLLIIITLAFFLIRVAPGGPFDMERTLPPEIQANLNAMYHLDEPLYQQYFRYLGNIIQGDFGPSFQYKDRSVTELIGYGFPVSMTLGGLAMIIAVLVGCTLGSIAAIRQNSAVDYSVMGIAMAGITIPNFVMAPILILLLAVYAGWLPAGGWGASWEQMILPIVTLALPQIAYISRLMRGSMIEVLRANHVRTARAKGLSERKVIMRHCLKPALMPVISYLGPAMAALLTGSVVIEQIFGIPGIGRYFVQGALNRDYTLVMGVVVFYGALIVLFNLLVDLAYAWLDPKVRL; encoded by the coding sequence ATGATTCGATATATTTTCAAGCGACTGTTGGTCGCGATACCCACGCTCTTGATCATCATCACGCTGGCATTTTTCCTGATCCGTGTTGCGCCGGGTGGTCCATTTGATATGGAGCGCACTCTGCCGCCGGAAATTCAGGCCAATCTCAATGCGATGTATCATCTGGATGAGCCACTTTATCAACAGTATTTCCGTTATCTCGGCAATATCATTCAGGGCGACTTTGGCCCTTCATTCCAGTACAAGGACCGCAGTGTCACTGAGCTAATTGGCTATGGTTTCCCAGTGTCTATGACCCTTGGTGGCCTGGCAATGATCATTGCGGTATTGGTTGGTTGTACGCTTGGATCAATTGCCGCTATTCGCCAGAATTCGGCGGTAGATTACTCGGTAATGGGGATAGCTATGGCTGGTATCACCATACCGAACTTTGTCATGGCGCCGATCCTGATCCTGTTGCTCGCCGTCTATGCAGGCTGGTTACCCGCTGGTGGCTGGGGGGCGAGTTGGGAGCAAATGATTTTGCCAATCGTGACGCTGGCATTGCCGCAGATTGCCTATATTTCCCGCTTGATGCGTGGTTCGATGATCGAAGTTCTACGCGCTAACCATGTGCGTACCGCACGTGCTAAAGGGCTTTCTGAGCGTAAAGTTATTATGCGTCACTGCTTAAAGCCAGCACTGATGCCGGTGATCAGTTACCTCGGCCCGGCGATGGCCGCACTTTTGACTGGTTCGGTCGTTATCGAACAGATTTTCGGTATTCCCGGCATTGGTCGTTACTTCGTGCAAGGCGCGCTGAACCGCGATTACACCTTGGTGATGGGCGTAGTGGTGTTTTACGGTGCCTTGATTGTTCTGTTTAATTTGCTGGTTGACCTTGCCTATGCTTGGCTCGACCCGAAAGTGAGGTTGTAA
- a CDS encoding energy transducer TonB, with product MKQIRLFLLPIMAIFAVLACAPAKPVLTPPELLSQPEWTMPQRAQRYANAGDIFKAKVEIIMDADGVPQTTEIIESSGNREIDRYVLRNTKKMRFKAGLADGKPVRSKAIVPIEFRVE from the coding sequence ATGAAACAAATACGCTTATTTTTACTACCTATTATGGCAATATTTGCCGTATTGGCCTGTGCGCCAGCAAAACCGGTACTGACGCCGCCTGAGCTACTTTCTCAACCTGAGTGGACGATGCCGCAACGTGCGCAGCGCTATGCAAATGCCGGCGATATATTCAAAGCCAAAGTCGAAATTATTATGGATGCAGACGGCGTACCGCAAACAACTGAGATTATTGAATCATCCGGTAACCGGGAAATAGACCGCTACGTCTTGCGCAATACGAAAAAAATGCGCTTCAAGGCGGGGCTGGCTGATGGCAAACCAGTACGTTCAAAAGCAATCGTGCCGATTGAATTTCGTGTCGAATAA
- a CDS encoding ABC transporter ATP-binding protein, translating to MIQLSNLSLAYGAEPLVAGLDLHIERGQWVALLGRSGCGKSTLIKAIAGLDHGASQQGNITLNNNDGIAYMAQKDALLPWLSILDNVQLRHRLHGSQSKTTATQARAMLDKVGLGEHADKPPYQLSGGQRQRAALARTLMSEASIVLMDEPFSAVDAITRLELQRLAVDLLGDKTVLLITHDPLEAIRLADVIYVMHEGGISTPFIPDGARPRFAPEAAQPVLQAKLLEALS from the coding sequence ATGATTCAATTATCCAATCTATCACTCGCCTATGGTGCTGAACCGCTGGTTGCCGGTCTCGATTTGCATATCGAGCGGGGGCAGTGGGTTGCATTGCTTGGCCGTTCTGGCTGCGGTAAATCAACCCTGATTAAAGCGATTGCCGGGCTCGACCACGGCGCAAGCCAACAAGGCAATATTACCCTCAACAACAACGACGGCATTGCCTATATGGCGCAAAAAGATGCGCTATTGCCGTGGTTAAGCATTCTCGATAACGTGCAACTGCGTCACCGCCTGCACGGCTCGCAAAGCAAAACGACTGCGACACAAGCACGCGCGATGCTCGACAAAGTCGGACTTGGCGAACACGCTGACAAGCCACCGTATCAGCTTTCCGGCGGTCAGAGGCAGCGTGCCGCTCTGGCACGAACCTTGATGTCTGAAGCGAGCATTGTGCTGATGGACGAGCCGTTTTCCGCAGTCGATGCAATTACCCGCTTGGAATTGCAACGCCTTGCAGTTGACCTGCTCGGCGATAAAACCGTGCTGCTGATTACCCACGACCCGCTCGAAGCCATCCGCCTCGCCGATGTGATTTACGTCATGCACGAAGGCGGTATCAGTACGCCATTTATCCCTGACGGCGCACGCCCGCGCTTTGCCCCCGAAGCGGCACAACCGGTGTTGCAAGCCAAACTCCTTGAGGCGTTGTCATGA